In a single window of the Bradyrhizobium erythrophlei genome:
- a CDS encoding Bug family tripartite tricarboxylate transporter substrate binding protein produces MELPRRVFLQLAAAVAAALPATTRTASATDYPTRPVRILVGFPPGATIAAHIMAQWLSDRLGQQFIVENRPGAATNIATEAVVRAPTDGYTLLAATANNTVNGAVYQNLGFNFVRDITMVAGIIRQPLVLEVNPTVPVKSVTELIASAEANPGKITLASYGTGTISHVTGELFKTRAGVEMIHIPYRGAAPMVTDLLGGQVQAAFDALPTSIEHIRTGKLRALAVTTVRRAQALPNVPTMSEFMPGFEASGWIGIGAPSGTPPEIIDKLNQEINVGLANPTINKRIVDLGGEPFVSSPADLAKFVAEKTEAWAKVVRAANIRAE; encoded by the coding sequence ATGGAGCTTCCCCGCAGAGTGTTTTTGCAATTAGCAGCGGCGGTTGCTGCTGCATTACCGGCCACGACGCGAACGGCATCGGCGACCGACTATCCGACGCGGCCGGTACGAATTCTGGTTGGCTTTCCTCCCGGTGCGACCATTGCTGCGCACATCATGGCTCAATGGCTTTCGGATCGTCTGGGTCAGCAATTCATTGTTGAGAACCGGCCAGGAGCTGCCACCAATATTGCGACCGAAGCGGTCGTTCGTGCGCCTACGGATGGTTACACGCTGCTTGCGGCTACCGCCAACAATACCGTGAACGGCGCAGTCTACCAAAACCTTGGTTTCAATTTTGTCCGCGACATAACGATGGTCGCTGGCATCATTCGCCAACCGCTTGTGCTTGAGGTCAATCCCACTGTTCCCGTAAAGTCCGTTACCGAACTCATCGCATCGGCCGAAGCCAATCCAGGCAAGATCACGTTGGCCTCGTACGGAACGGGGACGATCTCACACGTAACCGGCGAGTTGTTCAAGACCAGGGCCGGCGTCGAAATGATCCACATCCCCTACCGTGGCGCAGCACCGATGGTCACTGATCTTCTCGGCGGTCAGGTCCAAGCTGCATTCGATGCCCTGCCTACATCCATCGAACATATCAGGACAGGCAAGCTGCGTGCTTTAGCGGTTACCACTGTGCGGCGCGCGCAAGCGTTGCCGAACGTCCCGACTATGAGCGAATTTATGCCTGGCTTTGAGGCCAGCGGGTGGATTGGCATCGGTGCTCCGAGTGGCACACCGCCTGAAATTATCGACAAGCTTAACCAAGAGATCAATGTGGGCCTTGCGAATCCGACTATCAATAAGCGGATCGTGGATTTAGGCGGCGAGCCGTTTGTAAGTTCGCCCGCCGACCTCGCGAAGTTCGTCGCCGAAAAAACCGAGGCATGGGCCAAGGTCGTGCGAGCCGCCAACATCAGGGCGGAATGA
- a CDS encoding cysteine hydrolase family protein: MCDNNTELLMRLDQKIDPRHCALVVIDVQNDFAASGGFFDKVGADLKPIQTERVPALLRLIAAARKAGVLVIFVQAIYDPECLSEPMRERNARLGMEMPRCLTGSWGADFFEVRPEAGEPVVIKHRYSAMTNPEFTGILEQRKIRSLLLTGIATDTCVESLGRDAYFIDYYVTVVADCCGAASEQDHVGALRRFNRDYGQVVDSSEVAAIWNAGCAAAGQPVFTSVPN, encoded by the coding sequence TTGTGCGACAATAATACCGAACTGCTTATGCGACTGGATCAGAAGATCGATCCCAGGCATTGCGCCCTCGTGGTGATCGATGTGCAGAACGATTTTGCAGCTAGTGGCGGCTTTTTCGACAAGGTCGGGGCTGATCTGAAGCCAATCCAGACCGAACGGGTGCCGGCGCTGCTTCGGTTGATCGCCGCGGCGCGCAAAGCCGGTGTTTTGGTGATCTTCGTTCAAGCCATCTATGACCCCGAATGTCTGTCGGAACCGATGCGCGAACGAAATGCCCGGCTCGGTATGGAGATGCCGCGTTGCCTGACGGGAAGCTGGGGCGCCGACTTCTTTGAAGTCAGGCCCGAAGCCGGGGAGCCCGTCGTGATCAAGCATCGCTATAGTGCGATGACGAACCCGGAGTTCACAGGTATCCTGGAGCAGCGGAAGATCCGCAGTCTGTTGCTGACAGGCATTGCCACCGATACTTGCGTCGAGTCGCTTGGCCGTGACGCCTATTTCATCGATTACTATGTCACGGTCGTGGCTGATTGTTGCGGCGCCGCCAGTGAGCAAGACCATGTCGGCGCGCTCAGGCGATTCAACCGGGACTACGGCCAAGTCGTGGATTCCTCGGAGGTCGCCGCGATCTGGAACGCCGGCTGCGCGGCTGCGGGGCAGCCGGTCTTCACTTCAGTGCCGAATTAG
- a CDS encoding amidohydrolase family protein, producing MIIALEEHYFDPDWNNALDTRHHSVRTPSPLVKRMEDLGAQRIREMDEAGIDLQVLSHGPPGSQGVREDVAVAWTRAANDRLHAAVQKHPTRFAGFASLQTAHPLAAADELERAVNELGFKGGMLHSLSEGPFLDDKRYWPIFERAAALDVPLYIHPADPNPAVIKAYYGDYAKTHPMFIRAAWGFTFEAGTQAMRLVLSGLFDAHPDVKIILGHLGETIPYTLARIDEALSRDTPMKNFREVFSSHFYVTTSGFFSDPALQCCIQEIGVDRIMFSVDWPYASNTAGVQWMHKTWLNDTDRAKIFAGNAKRLLRI from the coding sequence ATGATTATCGCTTTGGAAGAACACTATTTCGATCCGGACTGGAACAATGCGCTCGATACCAGGCATCATTCGGTGCGTACGCCGTCTCCACTGGTGAAACGTATGGAAGATCTCGGCGCCCAGCGCATCCGTGAGATGGATGAGGCCGGCATCGATCTTCAGGTCCTGTCGCACGGTCCACCGGGCTCCCAGGGCGTGCGGGAAGACGTCGCCGTCGCATGGACCAGGGCCGCCAACGACCGTCTGCACGCAGCGGTTCAGAAGCATCCGACGCGGTTCGCGGGCTTCGCATCGCTTCAGACCGCGCATCCGCTCGCCGCCGCGGATGAATTGGAACGCGCCGTCAACGAGCTTGGCTTCAAGGGCGGCATGCTGCACAGTCTTTCGGAAGGGCCGTTTCTCGACGACAAGCGCTACTGGCCGATTTTTGAACGGGCGGCGGCGCTGGATGTGCCGCTCTACATTCACCCCGCGGATCCCAACCCGGCTGTCATCAAGGCCTATTACGGCGATTACGCGAAAACCCATCCGATGTTCATTCGTGCCGCCTGGGGCTTTACGTTCGAGGCCGGGACACAGGCGATGCGGCTGGTGCTCAGCGGTCTGTTCGACGCGCACCCGGACGTGAAAATCATCCTGGGTCATCTCGGCGAGACGATCCCCTACACGCTGGCGCGGATTGACGAGGCTCTGTCGCGCGATACGCCGATGAAGAACTTTCGCGAGGTTTTCAGCTCACATTTCTATGTCACGACGAGCGGTTTCTTCTCAGATCCTGCGTTGCAATGCTGCATCCAGGAGATAGGCGTAGATCGCATCATGTTCTCGGTCGACTGGCCCTACGCGTCCAATACGGCCGGCGTGCAATGGATGCACAAGACCTGGCTGAACGACACCGACAGGGCCAAGATATTTGCTGGTAACGCCAAGCGCCTGCTGCGCATCTGA
- a CDS encoding ABC transporter substrate-binding protein, protein MSKGSLTRRGILHAGASVAASLSLPAIVNAQSLKSLRPISFQADWIYGGPNAGLAIAKEKGYFADVGLDITINQGKGSGSTSQIVASKAAQFGFADGFVVGNSVSKGMKLKMVGGVFRRNPCAAMVLEDSDIKTPRDIEGKTVGIATGTAQFQQWPAFMKGAGLDPSKVRLINVDGAGAGPALISGQIDVVGGFAQGYIPAIEIRGKKKVRAFWYADEGVIAMSNGIIVHKDLLSETELIRGVVRASLKGFLYGRANPAELTQIVKKYSETTDVAITLREAQLSWKTWVTPTTANKPLGWMAAEDWASTVAVLKAYGGVATPLEASELYTNEFVPTEAEFVPPQNA, encoded by the coding sequence ATGTCCAAAGGTTCACTGACGCGACGCGGCATTCTCCATGCCGGTGCTTCCGTGGCTGCATCGTTGTCGCTTCCCGCGATCGTAAATGCACAATCGCTGAAGTCGCTCCGTCCGATCAGCTTTCAGGCTGACTGGATCTATGGCGGCCCGAACGCCGGCCTCGCCATCGCCAAGGAAAAGGGATATTTTGCCGACGTCGGCCTGGATATCACTATCAATCAGGGCAAGGGTTCGGGCAGTACCTCCCAGATCGTCGCTTCGAAAGCTGCTCAGTTCGGATTTGCCGACGGGTTCGTCGTCGGCAACAGCGTTTCGAAGGGCATGAAGCTGAAGATGGTCGGCGGAGTCTTTCGCCGCAATCCTTGCGCTGCGATGGTTCTCGAAGACTCCGATATCAAGACGCCGAGGGATATCGAGGGCAAAACCGTCGGCATTGCGACCGGAACCGCGCAGTTTCAGCAGTGGCCCGCCTTCATGAAGGGGGCCGGTCTCGACCCCAGTAAGGTGCGGCTCATCAATGTCGATGGCGCTGGTGCCGGGCCTGCATTGATTTCCGGCCAGATCGACGTCGTTGGCGGCTTTGCGCAGGGTTACATCCCTGCGATTGAAATTCGTGGAAAGAAAAAGGTTCGTGCATTCTGGTACGCGGACGAGGGTGTGATCGCGATGAGCAATGGCATCATCGTCCACAAGGATCTGCTTTCGGAAACGGAACTTATCCGCGGCGTGGTTCGCGCCAGCCTCAAAGGGTTCCTCTACGGGCGCGCCAATCCGGCAGAGCTGACGCAGATCGTGAAGAAATACTCGGAGACCACCGACGTCGCGATCACGCTTCGAGAAGCGCAGCTGTCGTGGAAAACCTGGGTAACGCCCACCACGGCCAACAAGCCGCTCGGCTGGATGGCCGCGGAGGACTGGGCCTCGACGGTGGCGGTGTTGAAGGCCTACGGCGGCGTTGCCACCCCGCTTGAGGCGTCTGAGCTTTACACCAATGAGTTCGTGCCTACCGAGGCTGAGTTCGTTCCGCCGCAGAATGCCTGA
- a CDS encoding ABC transporter ATP-binding protein has product MQVSSPATVSTESAYLQIQSLSKVYPSDDGPVRALDRVSIEQRKGEFVSLVGPSGCGKSTLMMIAAGLTSASDGQILVDNQRVTKARTDIGIVFQNHVLLDWRTVLENVMLQAEARGMDLAAAEIRARELLAAVGLGGFENKYPKSLSGGMRQRVSICRALLHDPSHLLMDEPFGALDALTRDQLVLDLQDICSRRSVSILFVTHSIAEAVFLSDRIIVMTPRPGKIDKIIDIDLPRPRTLAMRESEKFAAYSREILEIFLARGVLREH; this is encoded by the coding sequence ATGCAAGTTAGCTCACCCGCCACGGTCAGTACCGAGTCCGCCTATTTGCAGATTCAGTCGCTGAGCAAGGTATATCCGTCCGACGATGGGCCGGTTCGGGCGCTGGACCGGGTTTCGATCGAGCAGCGCAAGGGCGAATTCGTTTCATTGGTCGGTCCGAGCGGCTGCGGCAAGAGCACCTTGATGATGATTGCCGCGGGCCTGACTTCGGCGTCCGACGGCCAGATCTTGGTCGACAACCAACGCGTCACCAAGGCTCGCACCGATATCGGAATCGTCTTTCAGAACCACGTACTGCTCGACTGGAGAACGGTGCTCGAGAACGTCATGTTGCAGGCAGAAGCTCGCGGGATGGATCTCGCGGCGGCCGAAATTCGCGCGCGGGAGCTGCTGGCAGCGGTTGGCCTCGGCGGCTTCGAGAACAAATATCCCAAGTCGCTGTCCGGCGGCATGCGCCAGCGCGTTTCGATCTGCCGCGCCCTGCTGCACGATCCCTCGCATCTGCTGATGGACGAGCCGTTTGGCGCGCTCGACGCCTTGACGCGCGACCAGTTGGTGCTCGACCTGCAGGACATCTGCAGCAGGCGCAGCGTGTCGATCCTATTCGTGACGCACAGCATCGCCGAAGCCGTGTTCCTATCGGACCGGATCATCGTGATGACCCCGCGGCCAGGCAAGATCGACAAGATCATCGATATCGATCTGCCGCGCCCGCGGACGCTCGCGATGCGCGAATCGGAGAAATTTGCGGCCTATAGCCGTGAAATTCTCGAAATCTTTCTCGCTCGAGGCGTTCTGCGGGAGCATTGA
- a CDS encoding ABC transporter permease: MPSAAALERTSTLSIEQVERRVQSESRSKRSRDRRAEIIFPILATGLLLVAWEVAADFFKIPTYLFPAPSKIIAACIDNASLLLRESWATSVEIVLGYILSIVIGIPLALGIFHWRAFAKSVYPLLVSTQAMPKVAIAPLFVVWFGFGLLPKVLIAFLIAFFPIVINTVMGLSAIEQEKIFLARSMGLSGFATFRLIRFPHALPSIFAGLKISITLAVVGAVVGEFVGGDSGLGYQLMVANGNMNTPLLFAGVLALTVLGLILFGVIEMLERLAMPYREGTSDVTRAGSM, encoded by the coding sequence ATGCCATCTGCCGCGGCGCTCGAACGAACGTCGACGCTTTCCATCGAGCAGGTGGAGCGGCGCGTTCAAAGCGAAAGCAGAAGCAAGCGATCCCGCGACAGGCGCGCGGAGATCATCTTTCCGATCCTGGCGACCGGTTTGCTGCTGGTGGCGTGGGAAGTCGCGGCGGATTTCTTCAAGATCCCGACCTACCTGTTTCCGGCCCCGAGCAAGATCATCGCTGCCTGTATCGACAATGCATCGTTGTTGCTCCGCGAATCCTGGGCGACCTCTGTCGAGATCGTGCTCGGTTACATCCTCAGCATCGTGATCGGGATTCCTCTCGCGCTGGGTATCTTTCATTGGCGCGCCTTCGCGAAATCGGTGTATCCGCTGCTGGTGTCTACCCAGGCGATGCCGAAAGTGGCCATCGCGCCGCTGTTCGTGGTCTGGTTCGGATTCGGCTTGCTGCCCAAGGTACTGATTGCATTCCTGATCGCGTTCTTCCCGATCGTGATCAATACAGTGATGGGACTCAGCGCGATCGAGCAGGAGAAGATCTTTCTGGCCCGCTCGATGGGGCTGTCCGGCTTCGCGACCTTTCGGCTGATCCGCTTCCCTCATGCGCTGCCGTCGATCTTCGCGGGCCTCAAGATTTCGATCACGCTCGCCGTAGTCGGCGCCGTGGTCGGCGAGTTCGTCGGCGGCGATTCGGGTCTAGGCTATCAGTTGATGGTGGCCAATGGGAACATGAACACGCCGCTGCTGTTCGCAGGCGTGCTGGCGCTCACGGTGCTTGGCTTGATCTTGTTCGGTGTGATCGAGATGCTGGAGCGACTCGCCATGCCATACCGGGAGGGCACCAGCGACGTCACCAGGGCCGGATCGATGTGA
- a CDS encoding aldehyde dehydrogenase family protein, producing MFTASSFIPGASVAAASQTEFRRPQDGTVIGRIDEAGRAGVDAAMISAGEAFRRHRKVPLATRVEWLKAAAKAVRVHAAELADLISEDVGKPIRMARFEANRGAEFIEACAAAAPQLKGEVLSLDAAAAGAGLIGMTRRVPFGVVAGITPFNAPVNLLLQKVAPAVAVGNAIVVKLALAGTRVALRLAELFLSAGWPQGLFNVVTGDKDTAIALASHRDIAAISFTGGTAAGNDLARAAGARKFLAELGSNAANIVLADADLALAASRIASAGFEASGQQCISAQRVLVDRAVLDGFLPRFVTAARALKVGPPSDAATDIGPMVHAGAAERVMAMVADAVERGAKLALTPERSGATISPGILTGVTRDSRLWNEEVFGPIVLVTAFDGVDQAIELANDSDFGLQGAVFTRSLAHAMRFADDMEVGSLWINEASRFRLDMYPFGGVKQSGIGREGVEYAMEELSQVKFIGIRPGAS from the coding sequence ATGTTTACCGCCTCAAGCTTCATCCCCGGTGCATCGGTTGCCGCTGCGTCGCAAACCGAATTCAGGCGTCCGCAGGACGGAACCGTCATCGGCCGCATCGACGAGGCCGGCAGGGCCGGCGTCGATGCTGCGATGATCTCGGCCGGGGAAGCATTCCGCCGGCACAGGAAAGTGCCGCTCGCCACTCGGGTCGAGTGGTTGAAGGCGGCAGCAAAAGCGGTACGGGTACATGCAGCCGAACTCGCCGATCTGATCTCGGAGGATGTCGGCAAGCCAATCCGGATGGCGCGGTTTGAAGCCAACAGGGGCGCGGAATTCATTGAGGCCTGCGCCGCGGCGGCGCCCCAGCTGAAGGGCGAAGTACTGTCGCTGGATGCAGCGGCCGCCGGTGCCGGCCTTATCGGAATGACCCGGCGCGTGCCATTTGGTGTCGTTGCCGGCATTACACCGTTCAATGCGCCGGTGAATTTGCTGCTGCAAAAGGTGGCGCCCGCGGTCGCGGTCGGCAACGCCATTGTGGTGAAGCTGGCCTTGGCCGGCACACGGGTGGCGCTGCGGCTCGCCGAACTGTTCCTCTCTGCCGGGTGGCCCCAAGGCCTGTTCAATGTGGTGACCGGCGACAAGGACACCGCGATCGCGCTGGCGTCCCATCGCGACATTGCCGCGATCTCCTTCACCGGGGGGACGGCGGCCGGCAACGACTTGGCGCGCGCCGCAGGCGCCCGCAAGTTTCTTGCCGAACTCGGCTCCAACGCCGCCAACATTGTGCTCGCCGATGCCGACCTTGCCTTGGCGGCCTCGCGTATCGCATCCGCCGGCTTCGAGGCTAGCGGCCAGCAATGCATCTCCGCGCAGCGCGTGTTGGTGGATCGCGCCGTTCTTGACGGTTTCCTGCCACGGTTCGTGACTGCTGCGCGGGCGCTGAAGGTCGGTCCGCCATCGGACGCCGCGACCGACATCGGGCCGATGGTGCATGCGGGCGCCGCCGAGCGGGTGATGGCGATGGTCGCCGATGCGGTCGAGCGTGGTGCGAAGCTGGCGCTGACGCCGGAGCGAAGCGGCGCGACCATCTCGCCGGGGATCCTGACCGGGGTGACGCGCGATTCGCGGCTGTGGAACGAAGAGGTGTTCGGTCCGATCGTGCTGGTGACGGCGTTCGACGGCGTTGATCAAGCGATCGAACTGGCCAATGATTCCGATTTCGGTCTGCAGGGGGCGGTATTTACCAGGAGTCTCGCCCATGCCATGCGCTTTGCCGATGACATGGAGGTGGGATCGCTGTGGATCAACGAGGCGAGCCGCTTTCGTCTCGACATGTATCCGTTCGGCGGCGTCAAGCAGAGCGGTATCGGACGCGAAGGCGTCGAATACGCCATGGAAGAACTGTCGCAGGTCAAGTTCATTGGCATCCGTCCCGGCGCGAGTTGA
- a CDS encoding TetR/AcrR family transcriptional regulator, whose amino-acid sequence MTAITLLKAKIMHHRRPVREKSNKKAAPASGGKAAAGRPRASEGAPTNGSKTRQRILDVATQEFSTKGYDGARIDDIMRLSKVSKNLIYHYFGSKEKLFIAVLEQAYQGMHRHHMTWPLDVSSPVDGIRKLVRSTFKYWRDSPEFIGLLNSENFHKGKHLRKSKLTKAGYGGLIGNIASLLKQGAKLGDFRSGVDPVELYISISALAYHYLSNRYTLSYLLDRKLSTEDEMKARIVHIEDLTLGYLQYGAAGGNGRSRRGR is encoded by the coding sequence ATGACCGCCATCACCCTCTTGAAGGCCAAGATCATGCATCATCGGCGGCCGGTCCGCGAAAAGTCGAACAAGAAGGCCGCACCGGCCAGCGGCGGCAAAGCTGCGGCCGGCAGACCGCGCGCCAGCGAGGGGGCGCCCACCAACGGGAGCAAAACACGGCAGCGAATTCTGGATGTAGCGACCCAGGAGTTCTCCACCAAGGGATATGACGGGGCGCGCATCGACGACATCATGCGCTTGAGCAAGGTCAGCAAGAATCTTATCTATCACTACTTCGGCAGCAAGGAGAAGCTGTTCATCGCGGTGCTGGAGCAGGCCTATCAGGGTATGCATCGACATCACATGACATGGCCGCTGGACGTCTCGTCGCCGGTGGATGGAATCCGCAAGCTGGTGCGGTCGACGTTCAAGTACTGGCGTGACTCGCCCGAGTTCATCGGGCTTCTTAATTCGGAGAATTTCCACAAGGGCAAACATCTGCGTAAGTCGAAACTGACGAAGGCCGGTTACGGCGGCCTGATCGGCAATATCGCGAGTCTGCTGAAGCAAGGCGCGAAGTTGGGCGATTTCCGGTCGGGCGTGGATCCCGTCGAGCTTTACATCTCGATCTCGGCGCTCGCCTACCACTATCTGTCGAACCGCTACACGCTGTCCTATCTTCTCGATCGCAAGCTTTCCACTGAGGACGAGATGAAGGCGCGGATCGTGCACATCGAAGATTTGACGCTTGGCTATCTGCAATATGGCGCGGCCGGTGGCAACGGGCGTTCGCGCCGGGGGCGCTGA